The proteins below are encoded in one region of Bacillus vallismortis:
- a CDS encoding ArsR/SmtB family transcription factor: MNPNIAKISSLLSDPSRSSILLTLMDGRIHPAGELAYLANIKPQTASFHLKKLLEEELISVEKHGRHRYYRLSDSDAANLIEQLLHIAPKSQVKSLKESKEKRDLHFARTCYDHLAGYVGVQMTNSLVEQGIIKKVDVNFEVTSEGSLFFSNLGINEEQQRSKRRAFARCCLDWSERQHHIAGALGNALMVRMLEEEWVVRMPKTRAIRITQSGKNAFEKYFKVNIWG, from the coding sequence ATGAATCCTAATATCGCAAAAATCTCTTCGTTGTTATCTGATCCCTCGCGTTCATCCATTCTACTCACCCTAATGGATGGAAGGATACACCCTGCGGGAGAGCTTGCATATCTTGCTAACATTAAACCTCAAACCGCAAGTTTTCACCTGAAAAAATTGCTCGAAGAAGAGCTGATCAGCGTAGAGAAGCATGGAAGACATAGGTATTACAGATTGTCTGACTCAGATGCAGCAAATTTAATCGAACAATTGCTTCATATTGCGCCTAAATCTCAAGTCAAATCTTTAAAAGAGTCAAAAGAGAAAAGAGACCTGCATTTCGCCCGCACTTGTTATGATCATCTGGCAGGTTATGTGGGCGTGCAAATGACAAATTCACTAGTTGAGCAGGGCATAATAAAAAAAGTCGATGTAAACTTTGAGGTGACGTCAGAGGGTTCTTTGTTCTTTTCAAATTTAGGCATCAACGAAGAGCAGCAGCGAAGTAAGAGGAGAGCATTTGCCCGCTGCTGTTTGGATTGGAGTGAGCGGCAGCATCATATTGCAGGGGCGTTAGGAAACGCCCTAATGGTTCGAATGTTAGAAGAAGAATGGGTCGTTCGTATGCCGAAAACGAGAGCGATTAGGATTACACAAAGCGGGAAAAACGCGTTTGAGAAATACTTTAAAGTGAATATTTGGGGATAG
- the arsC gene encoding arsenate reductase (thioredoxin), giving the protein MSKKTIYFLCTGNSCRSQMAEGWGKKYLGDKWNVYSAGIEAHGLNPNAVKAMKEAGIDISNQTSDRIDLNILNNADLVVTLCGDAADKCPVTPSHVKREHWGFDDPAKAQGTDEEKWAFFQRVRDEIGDRLKQFAETGK; this is encoded by the coding sequence ATGTCAAAGAAAACCATTTACTTTTTATGCACTGGAAACTCTTGCCGCAGCCAAATGGCTGAAGGATGGGGAAAAAAATACCTTGGAGACAAGTGGAACGTGTACAGCGCGGGAATCGAAGCTCATGGGTTAAATCCTAATGCTGTCAAAGCGATGAAAGAAGCAGGAATCGATATTTCCAATCAAACCTCAGATAGGATAGACCTGAACATTTTAAACAATGCTGATTTGGTTGTGACTCTCTGCGGTGATGCAGCTGACAAATGCCCAGTGACGCCTTCACATGTCAAACGTGAGCATTGGGGATTTGATGATCCGGCAAAAGCGCAAGGAACGGACGAAGAAAAATGGGCGTTTTTCCAAAGGGTGCGTGATGAAATTGGAGACCGCTTAAAACAGTTTGCTGAAACTGGGAAATAG
- a CDS encoding sensor histidine kinase yields MLALRVPGLAFILMIYVASIVLQFLYGSWSILLLNVFAVLAAIFALLHWHSYRWVKKKVILYFVIQGLITFTLANLMTDFLVLIVIGLYAFLIGQIIGMADRRKTFLILYLLLLLSINVLYHIHKGEYLHFLVIAVPIMTVIITYAATFFAQVDEKIKAQLTLERLELAHQQVEQLTLQNERQRMARDLHDTLAQGLVSLNMQLDATHVHLAKGNTERAKEIIQQSMKRVRGTLADARSAIDDLRSKSEEIVFLKERITSLMDHFQESTGMGGVLDYKLHQVLDVRTAENCYYIIGECITNAAKHAEADTISVSIWDDNGRLHLTVRDNGKGFDVEKGKKKRGHYGLLGIQERVRTMKGQFNIKSTKSKGTQIEITVPIQGEMQDE; encoded by the coding sequence ATGCTTGCGCTCAGAGTGCCTGGCCTGGCTTTTATCCTCATGATTTATGTAGCCTCTATCGTGCTGCAATTTCTGTATGGGAGCTGGTCCATTTTATTGCTTAATGTGTTTGCGGTATTGGCCGCCATCTTTGCTTTGTTGCATTGGCACTCATATCGCTGGGTTAAGAAAAAGGTGATTCTGTACTTCGTAATACAAGGCTTGATCACTTTTACGCTTGCTAATCTCATGACTGACTTTCTGGTACTGATCGTCATTGGCCTTTATGCATTTTTGATCGGACAGATTATAGGAATGGCGGACAGAAGAAAGACGTTCCTCATCCTTTATTTATTGCTTCTGCTGTCAATCAATGTACTATATCATATTCACAAAGGTGAATATTTGCATTTTCTTGTCATAGCGGTACCTATTATGACCGTGATTATCACATATGCCGCTACATTTTTCGCCCAAGTCGATGAAAAAATAAAAGCGCAGCTGACTCTTGAAAGGCTTGAGCTGGCTCATCAGCAGGTAGAACAGCTGACGCTGCAAAATGAAAGACAGCGTATGGCCCGGGACTTACATGATACGCTTGCTCAAGGGCTGGTTAGTTTAAATATGCAGCTGGACGCTACTCATGTTCATCTCGCCAAAGGCAACACAGAGAGAGCAAAAGAAATCATTCAACAATCAATGAAAAGAGTGAGAGGGACATTAGCGGACGCGCGTTCAGCCATTGACGATCTGCGCAGCAAATCGGAAGAAATCGTTTTTTTAAAAGAAAGAATAACTTCACTAATGGATCATTTTCAAGAGTCGACAGGCATGGGTGGGGTTTTAGACTACAAGTTACATCAGGTGTTAGACGTTCGTACAGCTGAAAACTGTTACTACATCATTGGGGAGTGCATAACGAATGCAGCAAAGCATGCTGAAGCAGATACGATCTCGGTATCCATTTGGGATGATAACGGGAGACTCCATTTAACGGTTAGAGACAATGGCAAAGGCTTTGATGTTGAAAAGGGCAAGAAAAAGAGAGGACATTATGGGCTACTCGGCATACAAGAACGCGTCAGGACAATGAAAGGCCAATTCAATATAAAGAGCACAAAATCGAAAGGAACACAAATTGAGATCACAGTGCCAATTCAGGGAGAGATGCAAGATGAATAA
- a CDS encoding GNAT family N-acetyltransferase — MQKVTKETYKGLKTWFHEKNCPTFVYSIVEQTIPGVVYVDEHTFPKSFLIGTESGIYFIAGEEGNQDFNDFVAEYYEKQVKSTKRFTLFSSSDTWDSVMKTILKDELNHMKRAAFSFQQKPSITELQLPKGFVLKRIDEDIISNSTEFNKTYYEDYWGSVSQFSSKGFGFAVLHDNQVVSECTSIFLGHNRAEMDIYTLEEYRGKGLAYYVGSEFIDFCLKNEMVPSWDCDVNNESSFRLAAKLGFKAKTEYSIFYSGKS, encoded by the coding sequence TTGCAGAAGGTAACAAAAGAAACATATAAAGGCTTAAAAACATGGTTTCATGAAAAAAATTGCCCAACATTTGTCTATTCAATAGTAGAACAAACCATTCCGGGAGTTGTTTATGTGGATGAACACACCTTCCCTAAATCATTTTTGATAGGGACTGAATCAGGAATTTACTTTATTGCGGGAGAAGAGGGTAATCAAGATTTCAATGATTTCGTTGCTGAATATTATGAAAAACAAGTGAAATCAACAAAAAGATTTACCTTGTTTAGTTCTAGCGATACATGGGACAGCGTCATGAAAACAATCCTGAAAGACGAATTGAATCACATGAAAAGAGCCGCATTTTCTTTTCAGCAAAAACCGTCTATAACGGAATTACAACTTCCAAAGGGGTTTGTATTAAAAAGGATAGACGAAGACATTATCTCAAACAGCACGGAATTTAACAAAACATATTATGAGGACTATTGGGGTTCTGTTTCGCAATTTTCTTCAAAAGGTTTCGGATTTGCCGTATTACATGACAATCAAGTTGTTAGTGAGTGTACATCTATATTTTTAGGACATAATCGTGCAGAAATGGATATCTATACACTTGAAGAATACAGAGGCAAGGGTTTAGCTTATTATGTGGGAAGTGAGTTTATCGACTTTTGTCTAAAAAATGAAATGGTGCCTAGTTGGGATTGTGATGTTAACAACGAATCTTCCTTTAGATTAGCAGCTAAACTAGGCTTTAAGGCAAAAACCGAATACTCTATTTTTTATTCTGGAAAATCGTAA
- a CDS encoding flavin reductase family protein, translated as MDIEKQDTLHFKEIKPKIMYYGSSTFLLTTLNEDGTTNISPMSSSWALGNYIVLGVGLGGKAIENLERHKECVINLPGPELWENVERISSYSGKKNIPPLKKKLGFTYKKEKYESAGLTPLQSKTVSPTRIKECPIHIEAEVKHIRIPEYDPLFAIVETQALHFHAEERIILNENHINPSKWSPLIYNFRHYFGLGKEIGKTFRSET; from the coding sequence TTGGACATTGAAAAACAAGACACTCTTCATTTTAAAGAAATCAAACCAAAAATCATGTATTATGGTAGCTCAACATTTCTTCTGACAACATTGAATGAGGATGGTACAACTAATATTAGCCCCATGTCTTCTTCTTGGGCTCTGGGAAACTATATTGTCCTTGGAGTAGGCCTAGGGGGGAAAGCCATTGAAAATTTGGAAAGACACAAAGAATGTGTCATAAACTTGCCTGGCCCGGAATTATGGGAAAACGTTGAAAGGATTTCGTCTTATAGTGGAAAAAAGAATATACCGCCTTTGAAGAAAAAGCTCGGATTTACATATAAAAAAGAAAAATACGAGTCAGCAGGCTTAACACCTTTACAATCAAAGACAGTTTCACCAACACGCATTAAAGAATGCCCTATTCACATTGAAGCTGAAGTAAAACATATTCGGATTCCAGAATATGACCCGTTATTTGCAATTGTAGAGACACAGGCATTACATTTTCACGCCGAGGAAAGGATCATATTGAATGAAAACCACATCAATCCTTCAAAATGGAGTCCGCTTATTTATAATTTTAGACATTATTTTGGCTTAGGAAAAGAAATAGGAAAGACCTTTCGTTCAGAAACTTGA
- a CDS encoding carboxymuconolactone decarboxylase family protein — translation MSQRVSYYEVAPEGMKVMMDMEKYTKQSSINRTTRELIKIRVSQINGCAFCIDMHTSDARKMGETEQRIYCLHAWNECDFYSPEEKAALELSEHITLIPSKRVPEELYHRVREHYDEKQYVDLVLIINQINSWNRISIAMGNQAASR, via the coding sequence ATGAGTCAAAGAGTGTCTTATTATGAGGTTGCACCTGAAGGTATGAAAGTCATGATGGATATGGAGAAATACACGAAACAATCTTCAATTAACCGAACGACGAGAGAGCTTATCAAAATCAGGGTTTCTCAAATAAACGGCTGTGCCTTCTGCATAGATATGCATACTTCGGATGCTCGAAAAATGGGCGAAACGGAACAGCGGATTTACTGTTTACACGCTTGGAATGAATGTGATTTTTATTCACCTGAAGAGAAAGCAGCACTCGAACTATCTGAACATATCACGCTCATTCCATCTAAAAGAGTTCCTGAAGAGCTATATCATCGAGTGCGGGAACATTATGATGAAAAACAATATGTTGACCTAGTTCTCATCATCAATCAGATAAACAGTTGGAATCGCATCTCTATTGCAATGGGGAATCAAGCAGCTTCTAGATAA